Genomic DNA from Oreochromis aureus strain Israel breed Guangdong linkage group 13, ZZ_aureus, whole genome shotgun sequence:
GTCGTATAAAACACCTGTCCCCAACAGGCAATACATCTGCAATAGAGGGAAGAGCGCTTGATTGATGCAGGTCTTTGCACTTCAGTTTTATGGCAACTCTATTGCCAAGACAGTGTTTACTGAGAAGAGGCAATACGCTAAAAAAAAATTGGGTTTTTTCCATTAATAAAATGTCTGCCAAACAACAGCATTACCTGAGGTTACGAGCGGAGGTATATGTTTTAAAATGCCTTACCAGTTGTTGGTATGTGAGCCCTCCAAACAAGCTGTCGTGTCTTAAACTTACAACACTCCTCTGTCTGACATGTAATAGAGTTCAAAATGTACCACACACAGAGTAAAACTCTGGTTACCAAGTTACAGAGAACAATGCTGCAAATGAGAATCTCCATACAGAGGAATTTCAAATATGTATTTGGCCGTgcatagaaactgaatttgTATTCTGAGGCTTGCATTTGAATGTTAGTTTAATGATCAATACAATCCACTGTGGGCAGGTGTgactctaaaaaaacaaaagcataagcCTCATTTTATGGCTTAAATGATCTGCGACTCTAATGTGtggtttatttctttttattttttccgtCTTGAAACACCCATATTCTGTCCCTCCCCCCCCCCGACCTGGACGACTACCTGAGCAGCATACTTTTAGGATAGTTCACTTCAAACTACAGCTACTTTGCAGCAAGTCCTGTAGATGTGGCGTTTCACCAGATTTTAATACCAGTGTGATACAGTCTGGAGGTAATTTCCTAAAGGGATCATGCACCTGGGCCCTACAGTACACTTGTGAACCCTGCTTAACAGGAAATCTAAGATGCTTAGAACACTAATGCCCAAATGGCCTCAGGTAGCTACAGTGGCAACAAAGAGCCTTTAAAACGCTTGTCTGAAAACTGGCCAGAAGTGTAAAAGAAATCTAAATGACTGcaaattagtttaaaaaaaaaataaaaaattaagagGCACAGCACAATACAGCTTTTCAAAGATGTAAAAGGATCGAGACAGttgcataattaaaaaaaagaaaatgtttttacttaAAATTAGCTTAAATTAATGAACTGAAAAGATATGTGACAGTACAAATATTTAGTAAACATTAAATACTGTACACCACTGGTAAATCCCTGCAAAGGATATAACCCTCCTATGAGAGGAAAATAAACAATTCAATTTGGTTTCAGGAGCAGAGGCAAAGAGCTCTGTTGTTGACAGTTTATTGTTCTCCCACACAAAGGAGCAGACCCCTCTGCCAATCCACTGGCGCCTTACTGAAAAATAGAAACCACGTGCAAAGGACGAGAATTTAAAGGTATTtaactaaaactgaaaaaataaaataatgaacagGCATCAAACTCCCAAAGCAAATATCCCTGCGAGCCCTAAGCACTGCTGGATACTTTTAAAATCCTGTTTTTGATGAGGAATGTAAATGATTCCCTCTTGACTTATTATGATTCCAATGGAATTTCCTCATTTCATTCGTTTTCTTAAataattgacttttttttaaacgtattgacatctatttttttttaatatatatttctttAACAGACTGACATTCATCTGAAGACAAGTGGATTTCCTCCCTTTAACGTTTACTTGAGAAGATTAAAATTCAGGATGCCTTTGCAACAGATGTACACCAATTGCACATTGTTCACAAGTCCATCACACTGAGAGTCCCGGCTTAACAACAAGACATCAAAGCCAGGTGTCAGCAGCCTTTGAGATGCGGAAGTGCGGAAAGTTTGTCGACTTTTCCCAAAGCAGCGGCATTTTCGACCCCTTTTAGCCACTCTTTGCATTTCCTTACAACAGTCTCATCCACATCTCCGTCCTCGTCTTCATACTCCACATCATCGTACTTGTATTGGTCATTCAGCAGAGATATTTTAACGATGGCGGTGATGTCCTGCTCCGCGCTCTCCGCCTTGACGGCCGGCGCGCACCCCTTGGACCCTCCGTGCGTCTTTTTGGATGGAAAAACTCGCCGGTGCCGAAAATCGGTGCCGGCGCAACACTTTTGTTGCTTTGCCATCATTTGTTTTTCTAGATTCCGTTTTTGGATAACAAGAATGGCTTCGGGGGTGAGACTGAGTGTAAATTGAATCTCCTTCTTCCCTTCCTCTTTTCCACTGAGTTGTCTCGTGGAGTCCATGGAGCTGGAGCGCCTGACTCCTTCAGATGAATCCTGAGGTTTGGGCACCATCAACCACGAGGGCTTTCCCTGGGTCTCTTGCCCGGCACCGGGCTTCTGAGTGGGGCTTTTATTTTTGTCCTGCTGGGGTTTTCGCCCCAAGTTCCTTAAATTCGCCGATGCCCAAGATGTGGGCTGTTTCTCCTTATCCGACCCCCCTCTCTCTCCGCAAGATTTGCTGGTTTGCTCAGTCTGAGGAGGCATTCCGTTGGCTTTCTTTTTCCCGAATAGTTCCCTGCCAGGCGATGAGATCCGCTGGTGGAGGC
This window encodes:
- the prr18 gene encoding proline-rich protein 18 — encoded protein: MPFPPISLHQRISSPGRELFGKKKANGMPPQTEQTSKSCGERGGSDKEKQPTSWASANLRNLGRKPQQDKNKSPTQKPGAGQETQGKPSWLMVPKPQDSSEGVRRSSSMDSTRQLSGKEEGKKEIQFTLSLTPEAILVIQKRNLEKQMMAKQQKCCAGTDFRHRRVFPSKKTHGGSKGCAPAVKAESAEQDITAIVKISLLNDQYKYDDVEYEDEDGDVDETVVRKCKEWLKGVENAAALGKVDKLSALPHLKGC